One stretch of Saccharomonospora xinjiangensis XJ-54 DNA includes these proteins:
- the thrS gene encoding threonine--tRNA ligase, with translation MSQSSSAAAPSASRVVVRAGTTAGAAVREAGLPTKGAEAVVVVRDAEGALRDLAWVPETDVEVEPVAANTDDGRSVIRHSAAHVLAQAVQQQFPEAKLGIGPPIRDGFYYDFAVDRPFTPEDLQSLEKRMKQIVKGAQQFSRRVVESVEAARAELADEPFKLELVDLKSGGDASSVDTSEVMEVGAGELTIYDNLDPRTKERVWGDLCRGPHVPTTKYIPAFKLTRVAAAYWRGDEKNPQLQRIYGTAWESQEAQDAYLEMLAEAERRDHRRLGAELDLFSFPDEIGSGLPVFHPKGGVIRKELEDYSRRRHEEAGYEFVNTPHITKAQLFETSGHLHWYREGMYPGMHLDAEYNEDGSVRKPGQEYFLKPMNCPMHNLIYRSRGRSYRELPLRLFEFGTVYRYEKSGVVHGLTRARGFTQDDAHIYCTADQMHDEIKSLLQFVLDLLRDYGLDDFYLELSTRDPEKSIGSDEDWERATAALREAAESSGLDLVLDPGGAAFYAPKISVQVKDAIGRSWQMSTIQVDLMEPDLFGLEYQAADGSRKQPVMIHRALFGSMERFFGVLTEHYAGAFPAWLSPVQVVGIPIADAHTEHLRGVEKALRDRGIRVEVDTSDDRMQKKIRTHTTQKVPFLLLAGAKDVESGAVSFRFRDGSQINGVPVATAVDAVAGWVARRENASPTAEALGAFVGR, from the coding sequence GTGTCGCAGTCGTCGTCCGCCGCAGCCCCGTCCGCCTCGCGCGTGGTGGTGCGAGCAGGCACTACGGCGGGTGCCGCGGTGCGGGAAGCGGGCCTGCCCACCAAGGGTGCCGAGGCCGTCGTCGTCGTCCGGGACGCGGAGGGGGCGCTGCGGGACCTCGCGTGGGTACCGGAAACCGACGTCGAGGTCGAGCCGGTCGCGGCGAACACCGACGACGGCCGCAGCGTGATCCGGCACTCGGCCGCACACGTGCTGGCGCAGGCGGTGCAGCAGCAGTTCCCCGAGGCCAAGCTGGGCATCGGGCCGCCGATCAGGGACGGTTTCTACTACGACTTCGCGGTGGACCGGCCCTTCACCCCCGAAGACCTCCAGTCGCTCGAGAAGCGGATGAAGCAAATCGTCAAGGGCGCACAGCAGTTCTCGCGCCGGGTGGTCGAGTCCGTGGAGGCCGCGAGGGCGGAACTCGCCGACGAGCCGTTCAAGCTCGAACTGGTGGACCTCAAGTCGGGCGGTGACGCCTCCTCCGTCGATACCTCCGAGGTGATGGAGGTCGGTGCGGGCGAGCTGACGATCTACGACAACCTGGACCCCCGCACCAAGGAGCGGGTGTGGGGCGATCTGTGTCGCGGCCCTCACGTGCCCACCACCAAGTACATCCCGGCATTCAAGCTCACCAGGGTCGCGGCGGCGTATTGGCGCGGCGACGAGAAGAACCCGCAGTTGCAGCGCATCTACGGCACCGCGTGGGAGTCGCAGGAGGCGCAGGACGCCTACCTGGAGATGCTCGCCGAGGCCGAGCGGCGCGACCATCGCAGGCTCGGTGCCGAACTCGACCTCTTCTCGTTCCCCGACGAGATCGGCTCGGGGCTGCCCGTCTTCCACCCCAAGGGCGGCGTGATCCGCAAAGAACTGGAGGATTACTCGCGCCGCCGCCACGAGGAGGCAGGCTACGAGTTCGTCAACACGCCGCACATCACCAAGGCGCAGCTGTTCGAGACCTCGGGGCACCTCCACTGGTACCGCGAGGGGATGTACCCGGGCATGCACCTCGACGCGGAGTACAACGAAGACGGTAGCGTGCGCAAGCCCGGCCAGGAGTACTTCCTGAAGCCGATGAACTGCCCCATGCACAACCTCATCTACCGCTCAAGGGGGCGCAGCTACCGGGAGTTGCCGCTGCGGTTGTTCGAGTTCGGCACCGTCTACCGGTACGAGAAGTCCGGTGTCGTCCACGGCCTCACCAGGGCAAGGGGCTTCACCCAGGACGACGCGCACATCTACTGCACGGCCGACCAGATGCACGACGAGATCAAGTCGCTGCTCCAGTTCGTGCTGGATCTGCTCCGCGACTACGGTCTCGACGACTTCTACCTCGAACTGTCCACGCGTGACCCCGAGAAGTCGATCGGCAGCGACGAGGACTGGGAGCGGGCCACCGCCGCGCTGCGCGAGGCCGCCGAGTCCAGCGGCCTCGACCTGGTGCTCGACCCCGGTGGAGCGGCGTTCTACGCGCCGAAGATCAGCGTGCAGGTCAAGGACGCCATCGGCCGGAGCTGGCAGATGTCCACGATCCAGGTTGACCTCATGGAGCCCGACCTGTTCGGGTTGGAGTACCAGGCGGCCGACGGCTCCCGCAAGCAGCCCGTGATGATCCACCGGGCGCTCTTCGGGTCGATGGAACGGTTCTTCGGCGTGCTCACCGAGCACTACGCAGGCGCGTTCCCCGCGTGGTTGTCGCCGGTGCAGGTCGTGGGAATCCCGATCGCCGACGCGCACACCGAGCACCTGCGGGGTGTCGAGAAGGCGCTGCGGGACAGGGGAATCCGGGTCGAGGTGGACACCAGCGACGACCGCATGCAGAAGAAGATCCGCACCCACACCACGCAGAAGGTGCCCTTCCTGCTGCTCGCGGGCGCCAAGGACGTGGAGTCGGGCGCGGTGTCGTTCCGTTTCCGCGATGGGAGCCAGATCAACGGTGTTCCCGTGGCGACAGCCGTGGACGCCGTGGCCGGCTGGGTGGCGCGCCGCGAGAACGCGTCGCCGACCGCCGAGGCGCTGGGAGCCTTCGTTGGCCGGTGA
- the der gene encoding ribosome biogenesis GTPase Der, with the protein MTELDGTWSDEAEFLRLDAAAAEEPQSDDGEPEQPVVAVVGRPNVGKSTLVNRILGRREAVVQDTPGVTRDRIAYDATWRGRRFTLVDTGGWEPGASGLQASVAAQAELAMATADVVLLVVDASVGATATDEAVAKVLRRSKRPVILAANKVDDERLLAETASLWSLGLGEPQPVSALHGRSSGDLLDAMVEALPDAPRETDRISTGPRRVALVGKPNVGKSSLLNKLTGEQRAVVDSVAGTTVDPVDSLVELDGQLWRFVDTAGLRKRVQTASGMEYYASLRTKTAIDAAEVVVVLLDASEPLSEQDLRIVTTVADAGRALVLAFNKWDLVDEERRHQLDREIDRGLVRVPWAERVNVSALTGRAVRKLAPALRTALTSWDQRVPTGQLNGWLSDLIAATPPPVRGGKQPKVLFATQAGVRPPTLVLFSTGFLEAGYRRFIERKFRERFGFTGTPVRINVRVREKKPRKK; encoded by the coding sequence ATGACCGAACTGGACGGGACCTGGTCCGACGAGGCGGAGTTCCTCCGGCTCGACGCTGCCGCCGCCGAGGAGCCGCAGTCGGACGACGGCGAGCCGGAACAGCCCGTGGTGGCTGTCGTCGGTAGGCCGAACGTCGGCAAGTCCACGCTCGTGAACCGCATTCTGGGCCGCCGCGAGGCGGTCGTGCAGGACACGCCGGGTGTGACGAGGGACCGCATCGCCTACGACGCCACGTGGCGGGGCCGCCGGTTCACGCTGGTGGACACCGGAGGCTGGGAGCCCGGCGCGTCGGGGTTGCAGGCGTCCGTGGCCGCGCAGGCGGAGCTGGCGATGGCGACGGCCGATGTGGTGCTGCTCGTGGTGGACGCCTCCGTGGGCGCCACCGCGACGGACGAGGCCGTGGCGAAGGTGCTGCGCCGCTCCAAGCGGCCGGTGATCCTCGCGGCCAACAAGGTGGACGACGAGCGGCTGCTCGCCGAGACGGCGTCGCTGTGGTCGCTCGGCCTCGGCGAACCGCAGCCGGTGAGCGCGCTGCACGGGCGCAGCTCCGGCGACCTGCTCGACGCGATGGTGGAGGCTCTGCCCGACGCGCCACGGGAGACCGACAGGATCAGCACGGGGCCGAGGCGGGTGGCGCTGGTCGGCAAGCCCAACGTGGGCAAGTCGAGCTTGTTGAACAAGCTGACGGGCGAGCAGCGCGCCGTGGTCGATTCCGTGGCGGGCACGACCGTCGATCCGGTGGACTCGCTCGTCGAACTCGACGGCCAGCTGTGGCGTTTCGTCGATACGGCCGGTCTGCGCAAGCGCGTCCAGACCGCCAGCGGCATGGAGTACTACGCGTCGTTGCGCACGAAGACCGCGATCGACGCCGCCGAGGTGGTCGTCGTGCTGCTGGACGCGAGCGAGCCGCTGTCGGAGCAGGACCTGCGCATCGTCACCACCGTCGCCGACGCTGGCAGGGCGCTTGTGCTGGCGTTCAACAAGTGGGACCTCGTCGATGAGGAACGGCGCCACCAGCTCGACCGCGAGATCGATCGCGGGCTGGTGCGGGTGCCGTGGGCGGAGCGGGTGAACGTCTCCGCGCTGACGGGCCGGGCCGTGCGCAAGCTCGCTCCCGCGCTGCGCACGGCACTGACGTCGTGGGATCAGCGGGTGCCCACAGGCCAGCTCAATGGCTGGCTCTCCGACCTCATCGCCGCCACCCCGCCGCCGGTGCGGGGCGGTAAGCAGCCGAAGGTGCTCTTCGCGACGCAGGCGGGCGTCCGCCCTCCCACACTCGTGCTGTTCAGCACCGGTTTCCTCGAAGCGGGTTACCGCCGGTTCATCGAGCGCAAGTTCCGGGAGCGGTTCGGTTTCACCGGCACCCCGGTGCGCATCAACGTCAGGGTGCGGGAGAAGAAGCCACGGAAGAAGTGA
- a CDS encoding MarR family winged helix-turn-helix transcriptional regulator, which yields MPTPRWLTDSEQRVWRDFSAAIDMLRGHLEAQLQRDAGMPATYYAVLVALSEAPDRVLRMSDLALATRSSRSRLSHAVARMEANGWIRREACPTDRRGAFAHLTDAGLKAIRDAAPGHVEAVREALFDVLTPEQVRSLGEISVAIRQRLTPECAGVLAEADDAGEDGGPDRAAEPA from the coding sequence ATGCCGACACCTCGCTGGCTCACGGACTCCGAGCAGCGCGTGTGGCGCGACTTCTCGGCCGCCATCGACATGTTGCGCGGCCATCTCGAAGCGCAGCTCCAACGTGACGCCGGCATGCCGGCCACCTACTACGCCGTGCTCGTCGCACTGTCGGAGGCGCCGGATCGTGTGCTGAGGATGAGTGATCTCGCGCTCGCCACGCGCTCCTCCCGGAGCAGGCTCTCGCACGCCGTCGCCCGGATGGAGGCGAATGGCTGGATCAGGCGAGAGGCGTGCCCCACCGACAGGAGGGGGGCGTTCGCCCACCTCACCGACGCGGGGCTCAAGGCCATCCGCGATGCCGCTCCCGGGCACGTCGAGGCTGTGCGCGAAGCGTTGTTCGACGTGCTCACCCCGGAGCAGGTCCGCAGCCTGGGGGAGATCAGTGTGGCGATCAGGCAGCGGTTGACGCCGGAATGCGCCGGGGTGCTGGCGGAGGCCGACGACGCGGGGGAAGACGGGGGGCCCGACCGCGCCGCCGAGCCTGCCTGA
- a CDS encoding lysophospholipid acyltransferase family protein, which translates to MSRPRPRQGTGLPPGAVPWLHDTGRFIGRWLYRPAFRIRVQGVDRVPRTGPVVLVANHSSMIEPQLIFGMLPRRSVFLVKEEMFTGAAGWGLRRIGQVPVRRGVPDRAALHTVTEVLRDGGLVGVFPEGTRGAGDVSQAQQGAAWLVRAGGAVVLPVAVRGTRRRQGERRRLRPVIDVVVGEPFALDVGKGRAGLASATERLRDTLAALVRAVDDERAGRDRED; encoded by the coding sequence GTGAGCAGGCCGAGGCCGAGGCAGGGCACGGGGCTTCCCCCCGGCGCGGTACCGTGGCTGCACGACACGGGCCGGTTCATCGGTCGCTGGCTCTACCGGCCCGCCTTCCGGATCCGGGTCCAGGGCGTGGACAGGGTGCCGCGCACCGGTCCCGTCGTGCTCGTGGCCAACCACAGCTCGATGATCGAACCGCAGCTGATCTTCGGAATGCTGCCGAGGCGTTCGGTGTTCCTCGTCAAGGAGGAGATGTTCACCGGCGCGGCCGGATGGGGACTGCGCCGCATCGGCCAGGTGCCGGTGCGGCGCGGCGTGCCCGACCGCGCGGCGCTGCACACGGTCACCGAGGTGCTGCGTGATGGCGGGCTCGTGGGTGTCTTCCCCGAGGGCACCCGAGGCGCGGGCGACGTGAGCCAGGCGCAGCAGGGAGCCGCGTGGCTGGTGAGGGCCGGAGGTGCCGTGGTGCTTCCGGTGGCGGTGCGGGGCACCCGACGCCGACAGGGCGAACGGAGGCGCCTGCGCCCCGTGATCGACGTGGTGGTGGGTGAGCCGTTCGCCCTCGACGTCGGCAAGGGGCGGGCCGGGCTCGCCTCGGCCACCGAACGGCTCCGCGACACCCTCGCCGCGCTCGTGCGCGCCGTTGACGACGAGCGCGCGGGACGTGACCGCGAGGATTGA
- a CDS encoding YceI family protein: MTTSTTGIPGYLAGTWTIDPVHSNVSFVVRHLGVTRVRGRFTELGGEITTGENILGSSVTATMQAASIDTTNQQRDEHVRSTDFLDVENHPTLSFRSTGIRADGDDYLIDGELTLRGVTRPVTLTAELGGFGDGLTEGGKVLGVSARTEIKRSDFGVGGNIPTAVVSDKVVIELDIEAMNQG; the protein is encoded by the coding sequence ATGACCACGAGCACCACCGGCATTCCCGGCTACCTGGCAGGGACCTGGACGATCGACCCCGTGCACTCCAACGTGAGCTTCGTCGTGCGCCACCTCGGCGTCACCAGGGTCCGAGGCCGGTTCACCGAACTCGGCGGGGAAATCACGACAGGAGAGAACATCCTCGGCTCCTCGGTGACGGCGACCATGCAGGCGGCGAGCATCGACACCACCAACCAGCAGCGCGACGAGCATGTGCGCAGCACCGACTTCCTCGACGTGGAGAACCATCCCACGCTGAGTTTCCGGTCCACCGGAATCCGCGCCGACGGCGACGACTACCTCATCGACGGTGAGCTGACGCTGCGCGGCGTCACCAGGCCGGTCACCCTCACCGCGGAACTCGGCGGCTTCGGCGACGGCCTGACCGAGGGCGGCAAGGTGCTCGGGGTCTCGGCCCGCACCGAGATCAAGCGATCGGACTTCGGAGTCGGCGGCAACATCCCCACGGCCGTCGTCAGCGACAAGGTCGTCATCGAACTCGATATCGAGGCGATGAACCAGGGCTGA
- the pgsA gene encoding phosphatidylinositol phosphate synthase, translating into MLNIFARASVSRVTDPIGAALVRAGLTPNAMTLIGTAGAIAGALVFFPAGMLLAGTFVVWGFVMLDLLDGAMARAKGSTPFGAVLDATCDRLVDGAVFAAIAWWAFAVADNPRVAAAALLSLVLAQVISYVKARAEASGFGDVANGGLVERAERLIIALVGTGLQGLGLPYSVEVSQWLLAVLSVITLAQRIVAVAAAGKARL; encoded by the coding sequence ATGCTCAACATCTTCGCTCGCGCGTCCGTGTCCCGCGTCACCGACCCGATCGGTGCCGCACTGGTGCGCGCCGGGCTGACTCCCAATGCGATGACGCTCATCGGCACAGCCGGCGCCATCGCGGGGGCATTGGTGTTCTTCCCTGCCGGGATGCTCCTCGCGGGCACCTTCGTGGTGTGGGGCTTCGTCATGCTCGATCTGCTGGACGGCGCCATGGCGAGAGCCAAGGGGAGCACGCCGTTCGGCGCGGTGCTCGACGCCACGTGCGACCGGTTGGTGGACGGCGCGGTGTTCGCGGCCATCGCCTGGTGGGCGTTCGCCGTCGCGGACAATCCCAGGGTGGCCGCTGCGGCGCTGCTGTCGCTGGTGCTGGCGCAGGTCATCTCCTACGTCAAGGCCAGAGCGGAGGCGTCCGGGTTCGGCGACGTGGCCAACGGAGGGCTCGTCGAACGGGCGGAGCGGCTGATCATCGCACTCGTCGGAACCGGCTTGCAGGGACTGGGGCTGCCGTACTCCGTCGAGGTGTCCCAGTGGTTGCTCGCCGTGCTCTCGGTGATCACCCTGGCCCAGCGGATCGTGGCGGTGGCGGCAGCGGGGAAGGCGCGACTGTGA
- a CDS encoding SsgA family sporulation/cell division regulator — MRNDHVTLRSTAVFDLLAPRTPPVPVKVELRYDTRDPYAVVAAFRTGRAGWVEWVFARDLLADGLLGEAGDGDVRIKPSIEDPDSVYVELSSPSGHAMFEASAQELADFLDQTYDVVLPGNEHLWVDVDDALTRLIPHDLS; from the coding sequence ATGCGAAACGATCACGTCACGCTCCGGTCCACGGCGGTCTTCGACCTCCTGGCTCCGCGAACCCCGCCGGTTCCGGTGAAGGTCGAACTGCGGTACGACACCCGCGACCCCTACGCGGTCGTCGCGGCGTTCCGCACGGGACGCGCGGGCTGGGTCGAGTGGGTTTTCGCCCGCGACCTCCTCGCCGACGGACTACTCGGCGAGGCGGGTGACGGCGACGTACGCATCAAGCCGTCGATCGAGGACCCCGACTCCGTCTACGTGGAGCTAAGCTCACCCTCCGGCCACGCGATGTTCGAGGCATCCGCACAGGAGCTGGCCGACTTCCTCGACCAGACCTACGACGTCGTGCTCCCCGGCAACGAACACCTGTGGGTCGATGTCGATGACGCGCTCACGAGACTCATCCCGCACGATTTGAGCTGA
- a CDS encoding HIT family protein, whose protein sequence is MAGDGEGAGLRREYVEQDGVGVADQLQRLWTPHRLAYIKGENKPEGDDESGCPFCRLARLDDETALIVARGESVFAVLNLYPYNPGHLMVVPYRHVADYPDLTAEETVEVAEFTQRAMRVIRRVSAAHGFNIGLNQGVAAGAGIAAHLHQHVVPRWGGDSNFMPVIGHTKVLPQLLGQTRQLLADAW, encoded by the coding sequence TTGGCCGGTGACGGCGAGGGCGCGGGCCTGCGCCGGGAGTACGTGGAACAGGACGGTGTCGGGGTCGCGGACCAGCTCCAGCGGTTGTGGACCCCGCACCGCCTCGCCTACATCAAGGGCGAGAACAAGCCCGAGGGAGACGACGAGAGCGGGTGCCCGTTCTGCCGCCTCGCCCGGCTGGACGACGAGACGGCACTGATTGTGGCGCGGGGCGAGAGCGTGTTCGCGGTTCTCAACCTCTACCCGTACAACCCGGGCCATCTCATGGTGGTGCCCTACCGTCACGTGGCGGACTACCCGGACCTCACTGCCGAGGAGACGGTGGAGGTGGCCGAGTTCACGCAGCGGGCCATGCGGGTGATCAGGAGGGTGTCGGCGGCGCACGGGTTCAACATCGGCTTGAACCAGGGTGTGGCCGCTGGCGCCGGAATCGCCGCCCACCTGCACCAGCACGTGGTGCCCCGGTGGGGCGGCGATTCCAACTTCATGCCCGTCATCGGGCACACGAAGGTGTTGCCGCAACTACTCGGGCAGACCAGGCAGTTGCTCGCCGACGCCTGGTAG
- a CDS encoding PAC2 family protein, whose protein sequence is MDRNPEQLYDLDSGVFVPEEAVLLYHFDGFVDAGSAGRTLVDHLRSEFDGPVVARFDVDRLLDYRSRRPMMTFSADHWADYDEPELAVRLLHDADGTPFLLFTGPEPDTGWETFIAAVRGLVQQWRVRLSVTGHGIPMGVPHTRPLGITPHATRPELVRGERATFNHMQVPGSAAALLQYRLGQAGHDVVGFAAHVPHYLGQSRYPAAALRLADAVIETTGLSVPLADLREAAHAANQEIDRQVRESSEVADVVAALERQYDAFTAAGPENNLLADTGEMPSGDELAEYFERFLAEQQQGPSEQGEG, encoded by the coding sequence GTGGATCGCAATCCGGAGCAGCTGTACGACCTGGATTCCGGGGTGTTCGTGCCGGAGGAAGCGGTGCTGCTCTACCACTTCGACGGGTTCGTTGACGCGGGCTCGGCGGGGCGGACGCTCGTCGATCACCTGCGGTCGGAGTTCGACGGGCCGGTCGTGGCGCGATTCGACGTCGATCGCCTGCTCGACTATCGCTCACGGCGGCCCATGATGACGTTCTCGGCCGACCACTGGGCGGACTACGACGAGCCCGAGCTTGCCGTGCGACTGCTGCACGACGCCGATGGGACACCCTTTCTGTTGTTCACCGGCCCTGAGCCGGACACGGGGTGGGAGACGTTCATCGCCGCCGTGCGCGGTCTCGTCCAGCAATGGCGGGTGCGGCTGTCGGTGACGGGGCACGGCATCCCGATGGGTGTGCCCCACACCCGTCCGCTCGGCATCACGCCTCACGCGACGAGGCCCGAGCTGGTGCGGGGTGAGCGGGCGACGTTCAACCACATGCAGGTTCCCGGAAGCGCCGCGGCGTTGTTGCAGTACCGGCTCGGCCAGGCGGGGCACGACGTGGTGGGCTTCGCGGCCCACGTGCCGCACTACCTCGGGCAGTCGCGCTACCCCGCTGCGGCGTTGCGGCTGGCGGATGCCGTGATCGAGACGACGGGGCTGAGCGTCCCGCTCGCGGACCTGCGGGAGGCGGCACACGCCGCGAACCAGGAGATCGACCGGCAGGTGCGCGAGAGCTCGGAGGTCGCGGACGTGGTCGCCGCGCTGGAACGCCAGTACGACGCTTTCACGGCGGCAGGGCCGGAGAACAACCTGCTCGCCGACACCGGTGAGATGCCGAGCGGGGACGAACTGGCCGAGTACTTCGAGCGGTTCCTCGCCGAGCAGCAGCAGGGCCCCTCGGAGCAGGGTGAGGGCTGA
- a CDS encoding phosphatidylinositol mannoside acyltransferase, whose product MNRQRLADWGYAAGWRMVPKLPGSFVTTAFAVGADIAARRGGDGAARLRRNLARVVPQAGPVELEDLTRRAMRSYARYWHEAFCLPSMDADDVRGRVDATGIEYLDAALDEGNGAVLALPHTGNWDVAGVWLVGRSGNFTTVAERLRPESLYKRFVAYRESLGFEVVPADGSMSFRMLLRRLRENKVVCLVGDRDVTGSGVPVTFFGEKAPFPVGPARLALSTGAALLPVGCWFTDGGWAVRIHPRIRVSHREEVPAATQALADVFAGDIAAHPTDWHMLQPFWFADRESEDGENGKGGKGGKDSGQDRTGADGVEQGERSAS is encoded by the coding sequence GTGAACAGGCAGCGGCTCGCGGACTGGGGGTACGCCGCAGGGTGGCGCATGGTGCCGAAGCTGCCGGGCTCCTTCGTTACGACGGCGTTCGCCGTGGGTGCCGACATCGCGGCGCGGCGCGGGGGAGACGGCGCGGCACGGCTGCGCCGCAATCTCGCCAGGGTCGTGCCGCAGGCGGGGCCGGTCGAGTTGGAGGACCTCACACGCAGGGCGATGCGCTCGTACGCGCGGTACTGGCACGAGGCGTTCTGCCTGCCGTCGATGGACGCCGACGACGTGCGCGGCAGGGTGGACGCCACGGGCATCGAGTACCTCGACGCCGCACTCGACGAGGGCAACGGGGCTGTGCTCGCGCTGCCGCACACGGGTAACTGGGATGTCGCCGGTGTGTGGCTGGTCGGCCGCTCCGGCAACTTCACCACCGTGGCCGAGCGGCTGAGGCCGGAATCTCTGTACAAGAGGTTCGTCGCCTACCGGGAGTCGCTCGGCTTCGAGGTCGTTCCCGCCGACGGGAGCATGTCCTTCCGGATGCTGCTGCGGCGGTTGCGTGAGAACAAGGTGGTGTGCCTCGTCGGCGACCGCGACGTCACCGGCTCCGGTGTGCCCGTGACGTTCTTCGGAGAGAAGGCACCGTTTCCCGTCGGTCCCGCCCGTCTGGCGCTGAGTACCGGAGCCGCGCTGCTTCCGGTGGGCTGCTGGTTCACGGACGGAGGCTGGGCCGTGCGGATCCACCCCAGGATCCGGGTCAGCCATCGCGAGGAGGTGCCCGCCGCGACCCAGGCGCTCGCGGACGTCTTCGCCGGGGACATCGCGGCACATCCCACGGACTGGCACATGCTCCAACCGTTCTGGTTCGCCGACCGCGAGAGCGAGGACGGCGAGAATGGCAAGGGCGGCAAGGGCGGCAAGGACTCCGGTCAGGACCGCACCGGCGCCGACGGCGTCGAGCAGGGTGAGCGGAGCGCGTCATGA
- a CDS encoding ROK family protein has product MGQVQVSRTGSTTTTTLVGEHADSLATVLGLVRSGTARTRPEIGRHSGLGRTVVTQRVNQLTACGLLEEGALGPSSGGRAPRELRFRARAGVILAAELGATSIGVGVTDLAGSVLAEHTEPADIAQGPESVLGRVEELFDELLDRVRADTADEDLAVWGVGIGLPGPVEFATGRPSAPPIMPGWDGYPVRDRLARRYDTPVWVDNEVNTMALGELRAGTARGHGDILYVKIGTGIGAGLVSGGTLHRGSQGCAGDIGHAAVSDEDEVVCRCGNTGCLEAHAGGAALARDGLAAAEEGRSPFLADVLAATGTVTAADVSRAAQSGDRVSVELLTRAGRLIGNLLATLVSFYNPALVIIGGGVSGAGDLLLAAVRETVYRRSLPLATRELRITRSELSDRAGLVGAAFMALDELFAAERLARWVGNGSPAGDPALVEVPLRAPVF; this is encoded by the coding sequence ATGGGGCAGGTGCAGGTGTCTCGAACCGGATCGACAACCACGACGACGCTGGTCGGCGAGCATGCCGACAGCCTTGCCACCGTGCTCGGCCTCGTGCGCTCCGGCACCGCGAGGACCCGGCCGGAGATCGGCAGGCACTCGGGGCTCGGCCGCACCGTCGTGACCCAGCGGGTCAACCAGCTCACCGCGTGCGGACTGCTGGAAGAGGGTGCACTCGGCCCTTCCAGCGGCGGCCGCGCGCCCCGCGAACTGCGGTTCCGCGCGAGGGCGGGGGTGATCCTCGCGGCGGAACTCGGGGCCACCAGCATCGGTGTCGGCGTCACCGACCTCGCGGGCAGCGTGCTGGCCGAACACACCGAGCCGGCCGACATCGCGCAGGGGCCGGAGAGCGTACTCGGCCGTGTCGAAGAGCTCTTTGACGAGCTACTGGACCGCGTGCGCGCCGACACGGCCGACGAGGACCTCGCCGTGTGGGGGGTGGGCATCGGCCTTCCCGGCCCTGTCGAGTTCGCGACGGGACGGCCCAGCGCGCCGCCGATCATGCCGGGGTGGGACGGCTACCCGGTGCGTGATCGCCTCGCCCGCCGCTACGACACGCCGGTGTGGGTGGACAACGAGGTCAACACGATGGCGCTCGGCGAGCTGAGGGCCGGGACGGCGCGGGGGCACGGGGACATCCTCTACGTGAAGATCGGCACCGGGATCGGGGCGGGGCTCGTCTCCGGCGGCACGCTGCACCGGGGCAGCCAAGGCTGCGCGGGCGACATCGGACACGCGGCCGTCTCCGACGAGGACGAGGTCGTGTGCCGGTGCGGGAACACGGGTTGCCTCGAAGCCCACGCGGGCGGTGCCGCGCTGGCGCGGGACGGGCTGGCCGCGGCGGAGGAGGGCCGCAGCCCGTTCCTCGCCGACGTCCTGGCGGCCACGGGCACGGTGACGGCCGCCGACGTCTCCCGCGCGGCGCAGAGCGGCGACCGCGTGTCCGTGGAGCTGCTGACCCGCGCAGGCAGGCTGATCGGCAACCTGCTGGCCACCCTCGTCAGCTTCTACAACCCCGCACTCGTGATCATCGGCGGAGGTGTCTCCGGGGCAGGCGACCTGCTGCTGGCTGCCGTGCGGGAGACCGTCTACCGGCGGTCGCTGCCGCTGGCCACACGGGAACTGCGCATCACCCGCTCCGAACTCAGCGACAGGGCCGGTCTCGTCGGAGCGGCGTTCATGGCTCTGGACGAACTCTTCGCCGCCGAGAGGCTCGCGCGGTGGGTGGGCAACGGCTCCCCAGCAGGCGATCCCGCCCTCGTCGAGGTGCCGCTGCGCGCGCCCGTGTTCTGA